One Nostoc sp. CENA543 genomic window, CAATAGTTAATAGTGAAATCAGTAAAAAGTCAATTCCGAATTTAATTTTAAAGGCGCGATAAATCGTGCCTTTTATATAGTAATCCTTAATCATTCGTGAGAAACTAGATCCTCGACATCTCCAAAAATTCGGGATCTTAAAACCTCAAATTCTCGTCAGATAGAACTGCTATAGTTAATTTGAGAAATGATTGATGAAATTGATTGATAACTAAAATAATTCACAGCCATACTCAAAAGTCTTCTCTCTTCCTAGTCCCCAGTCCCTAGTCCCCAATCCCCAGTCCCCACCGAAACAATTGCATACTTAAAACCATAAGCGGTAAACTAAAGCCAATTTAGTAAAAAGTCAATAAGTAATTATTTTCGTTACATTGGGATCACAACCAAAGCGTGAGGATTGATACGAGATGCGTGTTCTACTGGTATATCCAATATTTCCCAAGACCTTTTGGTCATATGAGAAAATCCTAGCTTTAGTCGATCGCAAAGTGCTATTACCACCACTAGGTTTAGTCACAGTAGCGGCGATCTTACCTCAAGAATGGGAATTTAAGCTGGTGGATCGCAACATTCGCCCAGCTACCGAGGAAGAATGGGCTTGGGCGGATATCGTGATTTTCTCCGCGATGATTGTTCAAAAACAAGACTTATTAGAGCAAATTCAAGAAGCCAAACAGCGCGGTAAGTTGGTAGCGGTGGGAGGCCCTTATCCCACATCTACACCCCATGAAGTGCAGAATGTGGGTGCAGACTTCCTCATCTTAGATGAAGGGGAAATCACCTTACCCATGTTTGTAGAAGCAATTCAACGGGGCGAAACCAGGGGAACATTCCGCACCGCCGAGAAACCCGACGTAACCACCACACCCATACCCCGCTTTGACTTACTAGAATTTGATGCTTATGACATGATGTCTGTGCAGTTTTCTCGCGGTTGTCCCTTCCAGTGTGAATTCTGCGACATTATTGTGCTGTATGGACGCAAACCCCGCACCAAAACCCCATCCCAACTATTAGCCGAGTTAGATTACCTCTATGAACTAGGTTGGCGGCGTGGCGTGTTTATGGTAGACGATAACTTTATCGGTAACAAACGCAACGTTAAATTGTTGCTGAAAGAGTTGAAAGTCTGGATGCAAGAACATCAATACCCATTCAAATTTGATACTGAGGCTTCCGTAGATTTAGCACAAGACCAAGAACTACTAGATTTAATGGTAGAGTCTGGTTTCTCCGCCGTCTTCTTAGGAATTGAAACCCCAGATGAAGATAGCTTGCAACTCACCAAGAAATTCCAAAACACTCGGAATTCCTTAACTGACGCAGTGCAAACTATTATTAAAGCCGGATTGCGTCCGATGGCTGGGTTTATTATTGGGTTTGACGGCGAAAAAGCTGGTGCAGGCGATCGCATCGTCAGATTTGCCGAACAAGCCGGGATTCCCTCTACTACCTTCGCCATGTTACAAGCACTACCCAACACAGCATTGTGGCATCGCCTGAAAAAAGAAGGCCGATTACGGGAAAATCAAGAAAGTAACATCAACCAAACCACGTTGATGAACTTTATTCCCACCCGTCCCTTAGAGGATATTGCCAGAGAATATATTGAAGCGTTTTGTGCTTTATATGACCCAGTAAAATATTTAGACCGCACCTATCGTTGTTTTATGATGTTAGGCGCGCCCCGTTACAAAACCCCATTCAAAATGCCAGAGTGGGTAGTAGTCAAAGCCTTACTCATCGTCATTTGGCGACAAGGCATTAAACGAGAAACTCGCTGGAAATTCTGGCATCATTTATTTAGCATCCTCAAAAATAACCCAGGAGTTGCCGAACACTACATTTCTGCTTGCGCCCACAACGAACATTTTCTAGAATATCGTCAAATCGTGCGCGACCAAATCGAAAAACAACTATCAGAGTATTTAGCCCAAGGTGCAGAAAAACCCTATGTACCCGTAGAAGAGAAAGCAGAAGCTATGGTTTAAATTGGGAATGGGGCATTGGGAATAGGGCATTGGGAATGGGGCATAGGGCATTGGAGTAAAATTTGCCTTCCTTGTCTCCCTTCCAGTTCCCAATCCCCAGTCCCCAGTCCCCATTCCCCATTCCCCATACCGATGCAGATTACCCAAAGTCTCCACACAGCCATTCTTGTAACCGACTTAGAACAGGCGGAAAATTTTTACGGACAGGTTCTAGGTTTATCGAAAATCAACCGTACTCTAAAATATCCTGGTGCGTGGTATCAAGTGGGTGACTATCAAATCCACCTGATAGTTGCGCCGGATGTACCCACGGAAAAGCCCAACGAAAAATGGGGACGTAACCCCCATGTTGCGTTCTCTGTTGCAGACTTGGAAGCAGCCAAACAAGAATTACTCAATCAAAATTATCCCATCCAAGCCAGTGCCTCCGGTCGCGCTGCTATCTTTGTTAAAGATCCCGATGGGAATGTCATTGAAAT contains:
- a CDS encoding B12-binding domain-containing radical SAM protein, coding for MRVLLVYPIFPKTFWSYEKILALVDRKVLLPPLGLVTVAAILPQEWEFKLVDRNIRPATEEEWAWADIVIFSAMIVQKQDLLEQIQEAKQRGKLVAVGGPYPTSTPHEVQNVGADFLILDEGEITLPMFVEAIQRGETRGTFRTAEKPDVTTTPIPRFDLLEFDAYDMMSVQFSRGCPFQCEFCDIIVLYGRKPRTKTPSQLLAELDYLYELGWRRGVFMVDDNFIGNKRNVKLLLKELKVWMQEHQYPFKFDTEASVDLAQDQELLDLMVESGFSAVFLGIETPDEDSLQLTKKFQNTRNSLTDAVQTIIKAGLRPMAGFIIGFDGEKAGAGDRIVRFAEQAGIPSTTFAMLQALPNTALWHRLKKEGRLRENQESNINQTTLMNFIPTRPLEDIAREYIEAFCALYDPVKYLDRTYRCFMMLGAPRYKTPFKMPEWVVVKALLIVIWRQGIKRETRWKFWHHLFSILKNNPGVAEHYISACAHNEHFLEYRQIVRDQIEKQLSEYLAQGAEKPYVPVEEKAEAMV
- a CDS encoding VOC family protein; the encoded protein is MQITQSLHTAILVTDLEQAENFYGQVLGLSKINRTLKYPGAWYQVGDYQIHLIVAPDVPTEKPNEKWGRNPHVAFSVADLEAAKQELLNQNYPIQASASGRAAIFVKDPDGNVIEISQG